In the genome of Mercurialis annua linkage group LG8, ddMerAnnu1.2, whole genome shotgun sequence, the window tatttataatttacattGAAATTTagctttttataattatatttatttgattaaagttttttaatttatactgaTGATTTTAGATAAtacaacataaaattgaatagTAAAATGGATCAAATATCtatctttttagtaatataaattAACTCACGCGATATATATTAGTCAAGGACAGTccgtaaaaatatattaatatattaatttaataataaaaatattattaaaaatataaatacatggaaaatatgcttttttttatataataatctTGATAGAGAAGGAGAAACTCATTCTtcaataaatttacaaaaaaatactataaatgctttgcatactataacaaacaatgaaaattgtaataaaatcGTATATTAAagctaatttaaaaattaatgttcCTTAGATTAGCCTATAATTGACTATCCTGAAAAGTAAATTTATCATcaagaaattaaatgaaatataatGCATTTCaaatagatttaaatttttgtttttcggTATCTCATAGTTATTTTTCGATGCAGCGTTTAAAACTCATTATTTTTGTGTTATGGTTACTACATCAAACTATTCAACATATAAATAGATAataattgcagaaaataaaaaagaattacatgcaaagtaaaatataaattttagaaaaatcaataaatataatataaatttaagatttGATAAAATCGGACAtcaattttcatattttgacaaattaaaatACGAAAATGATTATTCGTTGAAAAAACTATGTTATAGATGCCAGAAAATGCATCGTCTCATCAATCATATCAGCGTTTTtccaatataaaatatacaggtatttcaatttgtcaaaaataaaaaaaattagtgattaaTTTTATCAAGTTGTAAAGTCtgtaatataattaaaacacacagtaaattttataatttattttgtaattaattcAATAATATGCAATGATTATTATTGCACTTCTATAGATTTAAAATTGTGAATTAGACAAATTTTTTACTTAGTTgatgaaaaaacaaattagTAATGGAGGAGAGGATGAAATAGAATTAATAGAGTATGTCTACATCAAATTGGTCCTTATCAAAGCTCAATAATTGTGCCACCCAAAACTCATAAAACACACAAAATTGGGATGAATTTTTAGGATATTGTTTTGTGGTTCATCAAAAGAAATAGAAAGGAGTGGAGTACAATTTGGGTAATCTATGATCTGCCCAGGTGAGGAGCCATGTCTTAATTACCTCTGTTGCAAGCTATGATGAGTTTTCATTTAGATATAGTAGTGTTAACACCTTTGcttataattaactaattaaactaataGAGATTATAAGTTaacattaatttgattttgctCAAATTACATGTATGAAAAATTATTGGATACAACTGTTACGTTATGTCATTCGTACTAtaaaccaattgtgcgttagtcATGTGGAATTGTACGattgaatattaattaaaaaaattcctatCAGAATTGCTCATTGGCTTATTGTAAATATGGCATGGGACAACCGTTGCATGGGATAAATACTTTGTATGTATTGTATCATGATCGAaagaacaaattaaaattttaagtatcattatgttgatattgatTTAGTTGTTGTTAGTAGTTAATAGTTGTTATTGATAGGTGATATAAATCTTAATTAGCCGTCTATGTTTATATCTTAATATAAtacattataattattatttaatatttaatatttttatttttataatataaaatataaatggaTTAAGTTACAAATGATCatacaaaattttaataataaatgatatatatataatatatataaattaaaaaaatagctaaaaaattataattattacatcataattatttattttatatacttttataaatcataaaaaagttataattataaaaaaaaacatatttattatgaaaaatagtttattttgtgatagattatttttcatttaaatacttAATAAAGTTATATCAACTATTAGTtattgaataaatattaaaattatcttttcaTATATCAATATTTGCTTGATGTTTATAAAACTAAcaactatttattatattaatttattaaatatataaaattaattgttaGGGCTCGACCTATTTTTATAAGATCTCAAAATGGCTCACTTGTTATTATTAAGtgatcatattttttatattattctcactttatttaataatgttctagcctttaataaaaaagataatgtTATATGTCTTTTTTTTAATCCATTTAACGTGATATTTAAAGAGTGGatgagtaaaaaaaaattattgaagatatatatttttaaaatgaaattccaCAAATGAAATACTATAATGTaagaaaagtcaaaaaatagtgaattataaaatatatttcgatataaaaatatctaaataaaccAAATTAATGTGAGTCAGTATAAATCATAGCGGCAATTGACAGTCTTAAtcttttataataaaacaaaCAGAAAAGGAAAGAAATGAATAGTCATTATCTCATATCTTGAACCAGTCCAAGTATAAAGTTCcatacattttaattttgtatcatttggagaaatttaattttttttgaaccaATCaatttcataaacatttgaGAGATAAGGTCACCATTTGGAAGTCTATCATTTTTGTTTGGTTCTTAATGTTAGTATTAgatatgtatataaatatagtttcttaaaaagatatataaatatgtttataattCAAATCCTATAACTGTTTGTGGGATATTTTAAATACTTGCatgtaattaaaatttgaatagatTAATTTGTGTTACTTTAGTTCATTTGATACTTGAAGATATATCGAAGTTCTAAATatcattattatatatttaaaaaaaatcattgtaatgtcaattaaataattaaattaactttttatttttttaagaagcaaatattataaatcTACATgcatatttagtttttttttttttttttggagaaatcgaataatttgatttttgaatgcATGGAGAcggtttcttcatttttcgttattttatttaaaaaattataaacacataaagtcaaataatttaaataattttgagtATTTATAGTTCTACTCaaatcttttatatttaatttttctattgcaATTGTTGATCTAGTTGTGACGAGTATTGCCAtgttaaataaaactaaattaaaattatacatgaCTCATACATTACTTACAATAGTTAGGTCAACAATCGCATGTGAGTCTAAATCAATTGAGCAATTAGAGTTTtattatgaataaaaaattaaatttagataaaataattaaaatttagaataaaaacacaaatttacttaataatttgattttttttttttgacatttagCCTTTATTGAATCATATATGATGGAATAATCCAACTCAATAATTTAGATTTGGTTCCCTTAGTATAGGAAATGGAAGTATTATTGCTCATGGTCGGACCCAAATGTCATTTGCATTTGCTTCTTCATATTGGAAATGGTGGGATCTCAATTTTGTACAAAAAGTTTCTTCAATTGtggattttttattaaataagttTCTTATATGTTTAACCAGTAAAAAAGATTAAACGGATATAATAaacactaataaaaaaattcaatatgatAGAACTACAAAtatcattatattatatatGAGTAGAGGGGAAGTAGATATCATTGTTAGGCCGATATCCATCCAAGTCCGGCCCATTTGGATCGAAGTTTGGCattaatttttgtgttttttgtgtgcatttgaatttttataatttaaattttaatataagtcGATAACATTTTGTATAAATGCAATAAATGAACCGAAATTGAGTTGTAAATATAAGGGATGAACATGGTCGGGACCATGCTTGggtttagatttaaaaaagaaTCAAGCCCAAGTAGGTCCGATCCGAATCTTTTTGAGCTATTAAGATGTATTTATTTCATCTGTTATTTTCTCCTATTTTGGAAAAGGTTGCATGAAGCCCACAGGCAAGCCCAAGATTTGAAGGGGACCCTTCATCTTAGGTTGAGAATAAGTAGGCTAGGCCTTAGGCCTGTTTAAGAAGAAATATTTGAATCTCAAACAAGTCATTTGAAATTTGtacttatataaatttaatcaaattaaattttgccACTTGAGTTTAACATACTTTGATATCTATAATATTTTATGTAAAGAAAGACAAAAATCTAAGTAATATATCATactatttttttgacaattttttcttattatttgaGAAAGGGAAATGTTCGGCGTTTATGGAAAAATTTAATTCATGACATCATGTAAACTCTAGCTTActtatatactatttttaacAATTAGTATTCAAatcaatttagtaatttttaaataattatagttTAGCTATCATGTAATAACTTATCAAATCATATTGTAACAATTGCACTAATAAATTATAACTCATGATAATATAACttatcaaaaaaaaactcatatAATATAAGCGTTGAACAACATTTTACTAAGATCGTTGGTTCAATTCCTCACATGATCGTTCTTCTCCAAACGATAAAAAAGGCAACTATTGCACTTTGATTAATGATGCAAAGTAGAGTAGTATAAATCTTGTCAATattaaaaagtatattaaactttaattattaaggttaattaattgtatttaaatatttaggttttaaaagataagaatcTAAATGACATGAAATTATTAGATAATCAAAGTGAAAACAAATGATATATACGTTTGAATGGGGCTAATGATtgtttatttgaaattaaaaaatttaacggTTATATTATTATCTATCTTTCATTTTTGGAATTTTATTAGTTAACTTTCTATTGGCAATGAGTTGTAAAAATAAGCAAATCTGAACACATAAGGGAAGGGAAGTAATGTGAATATGAGTTGTCGTTTTGGATAAGAAAGACCAGCCTCATTCTTATTTGGCATtcaaaagtttagcttaaatattaCTAGTACAAATTTACTACTATAATGTTTTTCTTAAGTAAAAGGCTGCAGTCGAGAAATTAGATTTCTCGCTGCCAAatattattacaataaaaataaaatatttgatacaaaaataaactaaacaattcaataatgaataaaaaaactaaaattaaagaaaatctCAACTTCGGATGATTGTTCGAAAATAGGATCTTCTCGCTCTTCATAAATTTAGCTTTATTGGTTTTTTGGAGATTCTATTAGAGATAtttactttgattttttttgatacGCCGAATTTTTCCTTTGCAGTAGTCAACTATaatgttttattaaaacttGTTTCTTTGTAAATTATCTTAcattttttattagattttttgaaatataacgGTTAAGGagaaattcaaaatatttgcataatatacattgatattattattaaacCTATAATTTGCTTCTTGAGATAAAGCTTGAAAAgctgaataataaaataaagtaaaaagaATTCAAAGGTACATTGCATATATCTTGTTGccgttttcatttttttcatggTGCAGGAATgaagaaataaataataactctCATTAGGGTAATTTTTACCGataattcttaaatttttcTCTCCTTTTCTTTTTACAATCGCAAAAACCATAATTTTTGAAtgatataacaaataaaatttaccaTCAAAGTTGTACTAGAGATTGTCATGATGTAGATGATACAAATGAACTGCTACCAAAAAGCTTcttgaatattttaatttcaacgatatatttttcatataaacTTAAATTATCGAATAATAttgttcaaaaatataaatgtcGTTTATTAATGGGTTAATTGCGAatttatacacgaactttaccctaatttgcaattacaacataaactttaaaacttggcaatgttagtaaccaactttagaaaaacactaacgtggacattgtaatatactgccatgtgtcgttgcgtgattggtcggtgtaccaatttgccaaaaaataaaagttggttactgacattgccaagtttcaaagtttatgttgttattgcaaattaggataaagttcgtgtatgcatttgcaattaaccctttattaATTGTGTAATCGAACAAGACAAGCAAAACGTCTAGAGAAATATAATACATGTACAGATAATTGTCGGtctaacataaataaaaacaaaatttggtACCAAATATATATCTTTTGCTGGCAGAAAATGAAGGATGTTCATgtcattttaaaagaataatttaggATACAAATATACTTACAATAGCGATGTATAAGACACGATCACAAAAAATACTAAATGTGAAAGTTCCATTGCAACAAGATAAATTATCGCATGCACaactaaattcaaaaaataaaaactatatgtATCATTATTAAAAGGAGTTTCAACATGAGTGACAAAATACGGGTGAAAACAAATAAGTCtatgtataaatatatgataTCCAAAGACTAggccaaaaaaaaaaggaatgttttttaaaaaattacaaaaaataataattaatcaatcaattatttatattgtaatatttaaattaaatttttgacaacGAGCTAGTGTACTAAtgcacattttttttttaaaatgatagaAGATGTAGAACAATTtgcttttatattaaatatataattttgaaacAGTATTAACGCCCATTTTGcgaatttcaaatttatatgagCTCTTATTAATTTCATCATCCTTgtagatttaaaatttatttagactctttatttaatttaatttttttttataataactaCAAATAATGAATGTTTTCTTAAGTtcttaattacaaaaaaaatattatttctaaaaatactAAACCTTCTCATGAGTTTTCAATTTATAACAaccttttaattaattttttggtaataaaatcaaaattgataaattattttaaacaaagTCAAAATTTAgcatactttatttaaaatgcTAATCCATACTATGAAGCTAAAGAGtaattctaattatttaatatgttaTCCTATGATATTCTAACAAATTTGAatttcattaataatttttgttttttgactaATTAAAGTCTTCTAAGTTCCAACCCATATTTCCTTAAGATTCAATCAATTTTTACCAAGTTTCACAATAaatatattgaattttaaataaacaaaaaaacaaaaaacctcAAGAAACATATTTCTGAGTTGTCTGCTACCAATTTTGTCATATAATTGAATGTTTCCCTATGaacacattaattatttataggaAACCTATCATTTAGAGCCCACAAATTCAATCAAAAATGCATAATAAAAAGCACAATTGACAATACAATACTTTGCCACAACTTTAGAagacatgtatatatataatttttttcatttagtcCGAATCTATACGTTATTTATGGACCcaatcaataaaaatatcaaaaatcaacatatatgtatttattttaactttttttttaataaaaagagaAGCGCTTGCGAGAAAATTGAACCTACAACCTTAGCAGAATGTTGCTCgacgcttatatcatttgatctATAACTCGTtggttatttttacttttcatttgatctatgaaataaaatatgaaCTCGGTATAAGTAAGAACTTTCCGTGTATATATACATGgaaccaaaataaataaatttcgcAAATTAATAGtcaataaaccattaaccataacactaattaaaatatGTGTTGTTGGCAAGTTAAAAAATCCTAAACAACATTTCCAATATacaaaaactcaaaaatttaaaacacctaaataaataaatcccATTTCCATAAGCACAACTAACAATTAAATCCATAATGGGATTTATCATTTATCCCTAATTTTCTATAATTCcacaccaaatgtttcaaaaaagaaaaaaactattctaattttaataattatttttagctCTTCTAAGCTAAGTCGAAGTCCGTCGCCGGTACACCGGAAAACACAACGGACATCTAATCAAACCGTTAACATTACAAGAAGTACAGCTTCTAAACCCATATTTCTCCATATAGATCTTATGGCTACCATTACACTGTTCACACAGAATAAATCTCAGCCCTCCACAAAGATCACAATTATTATTAGTATTActattattatcattaattaaaGATAATGACCCACTAATCATTTTTTTCAGATCACCATTTTCATTTAATTCTCTAACCTCATCAACTCCACCAATAAATTTCCCTCCAATAAAAACTAATGGCAAATTAACTTTTTTGGACCCAGTAATCACCTGTAACTCATCTAAATACTTGCTGTCCATCGACAAATCTCGTTCGTCGATCGGGATCCGGCATCCACGTAAGATTGATCTGACGGTCCTGCAATCTTCAAACGTTTTCCGTACAATGCGGAGTGAAGTGAAGTACAGGATTATCTGAAGGTCATCTATGTTAGGCGGCGGCGGTGAAATGATTGGTAATTTTGAGCTGTTGAGGGTATTTTCGTAATTTTGCTGGCGGTGGTTACGGAGGAGGGAGGTGGCGATCCGTACGCGGTGGAAAATCGACGGTTTCCGAGGGGAATTGGGCGGGTTTTGTTGGCGGTGGTGGAGGGAGATGGATCCGTATTTGTTGTCGGGTTGGTCTTCTAAGAGAAGGGTATGGATGTCTTTAAAAGATGAGCAGGAAAAGTATTTTGGCGGTGGTGAAGTTGTTCTCGGCGGTGGATGCGCCGCCGCTTGCGGTGGTTGTCTCGGTGACCTGCTCGGTGATCTCAGCCAGTCGGGCCACATTCTTGAGAGGAAGAGGAAAATGGTAAACTTACTAAGTTAGGGTTATAAAACTGAGAGTGAAGGCTGTTGGTTTATATATACAGAGAAGAGATTAGTACTTaagcatatatttttaataattatttttaaaattagagcctacattttatatttttttaatttgtttaaggTAATTACTatgggtttttaattttaattataaatattttgtatttttgcagGAAATTTGGAGCTAGTTTGAGCTAAAATGGCAAGTATACGATATTAatcattttctttatttgtttattcCCCTGCTTTAGGGATGTTTAGAAATATTTGACTTATGGGATGTACACTGAGATTTGCATcctgaaaaatatttataatatatatgggttaattttataaaaaaaatataacttttatataaaattttattttaatcacgatttttaaaaattatcatataaaactataaacttttatttttttgaaatctattatcaaattaattttaagtgtatttttattgacgtGGCCACCAGAATACagtgaatttgaaaaaaaattaaaggtaaaaATACACCGGAGTATAATCGgtgataaattgaaaaaaatgagaGTTCATAGATTTATAagtcaacttttaaaagtcgtgattaaactgaaatttagtgtaaagttcgtgaattttcaTGGAATTTACACTAtaaatattgataatttttcatcaataatatctgttcttttatttttaggattatattttaatttttatttattacctttgtatattttatttatacataattttataataatatattaactcTCGTAAACAAATTTCTATTTCTATCAAAATGGATTCATTCTGTAGTACAAGATATTATATTGAATTCCACGTGACGAGATATTATATTGAATTCCACGTGACGACATATATGACCCAACCTGAATGCCACGTACCTCACGTGGCATTTCATCTCCCCCTAAAAGGTATAAAAATCGCATAATatgattaattttctttttttgctAAGTATATCTGTGTAACTGCGTCAGTTTATTCTGATGAATATAGAGAtttattaatagaaaattttTACGGTTGCAAAATTATAACtcacttattttagttataaattaaaattttagtatcACACCCTGAACAAAgaagaaaattcaaatattattggTAAATATTAGAAAGAAGGGTCAACCCGACTTTCAGATTCGTATTTCGATGTAAAATAAATCACATTTAACTTTTGTAatcaatcaaattttaaaatttgtatctcgaaatcaaataaatcatttttaattttttagtcaaTTTTCTAAATGTATGTCTCGGAATCAAATAAATCACACATTTGAAGTATATAGATGAGTACTTATTTGACCTTAAGACATAAATTTTGAGATgtaaaagttaaaagtttatttgatcatgaaatataaattttgagtTCTAATTAACTAAGCAAagttaaaaatgatttattgaaTCTCGAGACATAAGTTCGAAAGCCAAATTGATCCTTTGCTCGTAAATATTTTCTCCATTATTTTTATGCAAGTAAGAGGTActgttcttttctttttacatatccagaaaaagaaaaagtaacaTTGTACTGGAAGAATGGCAGAAATTCTGTTTTCCACTATGGGGCTTAAGTGTTCTTCACTATATCTGTGGCCAAGGCATGTGCATTTCACAGGCACATCtaaaaaatcattataaaaaagttgaaattatttattgttaggATATGAGTTGTTTATGCtgcaaattaatatttttctattagTTTATAGGTTTATCAGGGGATAATTGCAAGCCAATTTGAGTTAAAAAATCTGagcttttttatataaaaaaataagggCAAAAATGTCTATCAGGTCACAATGGTTTCTATTTCTACTATCTACCTGTGATACCATATTTGCTCTTGATCTAATCAAGCCAATATTTGCTCTTACCCATGGGTGTGGAAAaaccaaccaaatcaaattgtAATATAACCGAATCAATAAATTTAGTTTGAAATTATATAAAGAAATTCAATTCAGACAAATTATTATGCCTTCGATATCAATTGCAAGCAAGAGCAGAGCTAGAAATACAAGAGAAGAGGGgctaaattttatttcttaacatatAAAAGAGaagaattatttataattattaatggGTGAAAAAATATTggttaagaaaattatttaattataaaaactatctaATGAGGAGCTATATCAGCAAAAAAAGAAGCAAGATAAGTAGTGAGAGGGAAATACTCGTAGTGCACGGAGAGCGCCTACAAGAAAAGATCTTACTATTTACTTTTAGTACAGCCGgattaaaaactaaactaaactaattgattttgtttggtccggtttaaaatatttaattttttatatattgtctaatttgattttaaaaattaaatttgaattcaaTTTTGTACGGTCAAACTGAATGGACGCCCTACTATTAACCTTAACCCAGACTCAAAATCAGagaaggttttttttttctatctttgtTTTTATGGTTTTTACCAATTCTCATCATTTCATGAATTAAATGTTTATCACAGTAGAAGCAATGCACAAAATTAACAAAGAATTATAAGTCCTTCCTTTCATTGGCAAAATAGGGAAACTTTACAATTAGAACtcaataaaatcacaaaatgcAATCATAGAATGACATATTATATCCACTCCTCGATGACAATTTAACTAACTCTTGAAAGATCATTGAAAAAGGGACCTTTCAACAAGTAATTTTAGTACTCAACACCTTTCTATAAGACTTATCTATGTCGTAAGGAGAAAGGAAATAATGAATAGTAACCAACAACAAAGAAATTTCTATCACCAATTAATATTCTGAATACAAACTGTAGGTCGTAatcgaaaaaaataatattttctgaactATATGAAGTCCGTAAGCAAACAGCAAATATGTGGGTATATAAAGGCATACATCAGTAAATGCCCTAAAGAACTAGAGATAATGTCTTCTTGATCTAATAATTTTTGCTACTTTGATAATTCAGCATTTTAAGTTCTGGTATGTACTTAAAATTATAAGCTgtaacatgaaaaaaaaaacaattggaaATTAACCGt includes:
- the LOC126659469 gene encoding uncharacterized protein At5g39865-like, producing MWPDWLRSPSRSPRQPPQAAAHPPPRTTSPPPKYFSCSSFKDIHTLLLEDQPDNKYGSISLHHRQQNPPNSPRKPSIFHRVRIATSLLRNHRQQNYENTLNSSKLPIISPPPPNIDDLQIILYFTSLRIVRKTFEDCRTVRSILRGCRIPIDERDLSMDSKYLDELQVITGSKKVNLPLVFIGGKFIGGVDEVRELNENGDLKKMISGSLSLINDNNSNTNNNCDLCGGLRFILCEQCNGSHKIYMEKYGFRSCTSCNVNGLIRCPLCFPVYRRRTST